The Armatimonadota bacterium genome includes a window with the following:
- a CDS encoding glycosyl transferase: MDLSVIIVNFNTRDLLRDCLVSVFKETSSLDIEVTVVDNASGDGSAEMVRSSFPQVQLVCSEENLGFARANNLAIPQAKGEIVVLLNPDTVVKDRALERLVEYLRAHPEVGAAGPDLPEPSGILQVAACGYRPTVWRAFCQYFFLTRLFPRSRLFRGLNIPAGAYTEPVSVEWLSGACLAAPRRVWQEVGLLDESWFMFAEDMEWCERVLGRGYELHYLPDVVVYHIWGASSKGSPEAVSTMWLNSLAAWYGRSHSCVSCAALLLILSAGMRFRYLVNIARAARRDDSRLRFEALYQRKCATHAASLAAECIRGRQP, encoded by the coding sequence ATGGATCTCTCTGTAATAATCGTCAACTTCAATACGCGCGACCTGTTGCGGGATTGTCTGGTCTCCGTCTTCAAAGAGACGTCCTCCCTGGACATCGAGGTCACGGTCGTCGACAATGCCTCTGGCGATGGATCCGCCGAGATGGTGCGGTCGAGCTTTCCGCAGGTCCAACTTGTGTGCTCCGAGGAAAACCTTGGCTTCGCCCGTGCGAACAATCTGGCTATCCCTCAGGCCAAGGGCGAAATCGTGGTCCTTCTGAACCCGGATACCGTGGTCAAGGATCGGGCGCTGGAACGGTTGGTGGAGTATCTCCGAGCACACCCTGAGGTGGGTGCGGCTGGGCCCGATCTTCCAGAACCGTCAGGAATCTTGCAGGTTGCTGCGTGCGGCTATCGCCCTACGGTCTGGCGAGCTTTCTGCCAGTACTTCTTCCTGACCCGGCTTTTTCCGCGATCCCGCCTGTTCAGGGGTCTGAACATACCGGCAGGTGCCTATACAGAGCCTGTCTCCGTGGAATGGTTGTCCGGGGCTTGTCTGGCAGCTCCGCGACGGGTATGGCAAGAGGTGGGACTGCTGGACGAGTCCTGGTTCATGTTCGCGGAGGACATGGAGTGGTGCGAAAGGGTTCTCGGTCGTGGCTACGAGCTGCATTATCTTCCGGACGTTGTCGTCTATCACATCTGGGGTGCAAGTTCCAAGGGAAGTCCAGAAGCCGTCAGCACCATGTGGCTCAACAGCTTGGCGGCGTGGTATGGGCGTAGCCATTCGTGTGTGTCCTGCGCCGCGCTCCTCCTAATCCTGAGTGCAGGGATGCGCTTTCGATACTTGGTGAATATCGCTCGTGCCGCGAGACGCGACGACTCGAGGCTCCGATTCGAGGCGCTATATCAGCGAAAGTGTGCGACGCACGCCGCGAGTCTGGCAGCCGAGTGTATCAGGGGGCGACAACCTTGA
- a CDS encoding acetyltransferase — translation MHGLVLWLVRKVKRNPNYRVDERVPTSALVAMLWTLGLALLRGAWRRIWLGEVKGLLFIGKHVTIRNPRMVRVGRSFVAEDYTEIQGLSQNGVRIGDNVTMARFAQIRPSGYYGGEIGVGFEIGDNSNIGAYGYMGAAGGIRIGRNVMMGPRVSLLAEQHVIDRVDIPMREQGTTRKGIVIEDDVWLGANCCVLDGVTVGRGAVVAAGAVVTKDVPPFAIVGGVPARIIRMRTEGAAQA, via the coding sequence ATGCATGGACTTGTGCTCTGGTTGGTCCGCAAAGTGAAGCGGAACCCGAACTACAGGGTTGACGAAAGGGTTCCCACTTCTGCCCTCGTTGCCATGCTGTGGACCCTGGGGCTGGCTCTCTTGCGGGGCGCGTGGCGGCGGATCTGGTTGGGAGAGGTGAAAGGGCTTCTTTTCATCGGAAAGCACGTTACAATCCGCAATCCGCGGATGGTGCGCGTGGGGCGCAGCTTTGTCGCCGAGGACTACACGGAGATCCAGGGGCTTTCCCAGAACGGGGTTCGGATTGGGGACAACGTCACAATGGCCCGCTTTGCCCAGATCCGCCCATCCGGTTATTACGGGGGCGAGATCGGTGTGGGCTTTGAGATCGGGGACAACTCGAACATTGGCGCTTACGGATATATGGGGGCTGCCGGCGGTATCCGGATCGGAAGGAACGTAATGATGGGGCCTCGCGTGAGCCTCCTCGCCGAACAGCACGTGATCGATCGTGTCGACATTCCGATGAGGGAACAGGGCACCACTCGCAAAGGGATCGTCATCGAAGATGACGTGTGGCTTGGCGCGAACTGCTGTGTGCTGGACGGAGTGACCGTGGGCCGAGGCGCCGTCGTGGCTGCTGGCGCCGTTGTGACCAAGGATGTCCCACCGTTTGCGATTGTCGGGGGCGTTCCTGCCCGCATCATCCGGATGCGTACGGAAGGGGCGGCCCAGGCGTGA
- the csp2G gene encoding glycosyl transferase, with protein MRDRNPSVLFVHSSNELYGADNVLFNLLDRRARERWDVYVLLPNDVPYAGLLSKKLVACGIPYEELKLAVLRRRYYSLAGFPRYSAFFVYSVAAIIRRIRRFNFDVIHSNTLAVVPGAVAARLTKKPHVWHCHEIVSSPRVLGRILSKLAVNLSEVVVAVSDAVRRNILEDEPQASNVKVIYNGIDVCLFHQPELRPRIRSELGFTKDDVVVGLLGRISRFKGQIYLVDAASCLRKCSSLRFLIVGDPFVGQESVYDDLVARINRYRLSDRVVLSKFRNDAPALYAGMDISVSASIGPEAFGLVILESMAAGKPVVATDHGGSREMVVDGETGFLVPVDDASVMADRLRLLAESPDLRQRMGDAGRRRAEELFTRERMVREFWALMEEVVARR; from the coding sequence GTGAGGGATCGCAATCCAAGTGTCCTCTTCGTGCACTCCTCTAATGAGCTATACGGCGCCGACAACGTGCTGTTCAACTTGCTTGATCGCCGAGCACGTGAGAGGTGGGATGTATACGTCCTTTTGCCTAATGATGTTCCCTATGCCGGCCTTCTGTCGAAAAAACTGGTTGCTTGCGGGATTCCGTACGAGGAACTGAAGCTCGCTGTGCTGCGAAGGCGATATTATTCGCTGGCAGGTTTCCCCCGCTACTCCGCATTCTTCGTCTACAGTGTGGCCGCCATCATTCGGAGGATTCGCCGGTTCAACTTTGATGTCATACATTCCAACACGCTGGCTGTTGTGCCGGGTGCTGTCGCTGCTCGGCTAACCAAGAAGCCCCACGTATGGCACTGTCACGAAATCGTCTCAAGTCCTCGCGTACTGGGACGAATCCTGTCGAAGCTGGCCGTGAACCTTTCGGAGGTGGTTGTGGCAGTCTCTGATGCTGTCAGGCGGAACATCCTTGAAGACGAGCCACAGGCATCAAATGTCAAGGTGATTTACAATGGTATCGACGTCTGCCTCTTTCATCAGCCTGAGCTTCGCCCAAGAATCAGATCTGAGCTGGGTTTCACCAAAGATGACGTCGTGGTCGGTCTGCTGGGTCGGATATCGCGCTTCAAGGGGCAAATCTACCTCGTTGATGCAGCCTCCTGCCTGCGAAAGTGTTCGAGCTTGCGATTCCTGATTGTTGGGGATCCCTTTGTGGGGCAGGAATCAGTCTATGACGACCTCGTAGCGCGCATCAATCGGTATAGACTTTCTGATCGGGTGGTGCTGTCGAAGTTCAGAAACGATGCCCCGGCTCTCTACGCGGGTATGGATATCTCTGTCTCCGCGTCCATCGGGCCGGAGGCTTTTGGCTTGGTGATCCTGGAATCCATGGCCGCCGGCAAACCGGTAGTCGCAACAGATCATGGCGGATCGCGGGAGATGGTAGTGGATGGGGAGACGGGCTTTCTTGTGCCGGTTGATGATGCCTCCGTCATGGCCGACCGCCTGCGCCTTCTTGCCGAATCTCCAGATTTGCGGCAGCGGATGGGAGATGCTGGACGGCGGCGTGCGGAAGAGCTATTCACGCGCGAGAGAATGGTGCGAGAGTTCTGGGCTTTGATGGAAGAGGTGGTTGCCCGTCGTTAG
- the noeA gene encoding nodulation protein NoeA has protein sequence MLESSPAKTAVPVKNDPGSFRDPDGFVYHHEGRLLRQVNRSGARCYDLLMSSGLYEALVGDNLLIPHSEVELEVSPEPAIAHRVIAPEEVPFVSLPWEWCFSELKDAALLTLRIQQKAMEFGMTLKDCSAFNVQFLRGRPVFIDTLSFEPYEEGMPWTPYRQFCQHFLAPLALMSQLDVRLGRLTGDFLDGIPLDLASTLLPWRTRISPGMALHIHAHARSQNRYADEAVGRERFRARMSRTALLGLLDSLEGCVRSLTWKPAGTEWADYYSDDSYSEKALEHKKAIIADYLRSCRPATIWDLGANTGLFSRIASAIGAYVVAFDVDPACVEKNYLQNRDSGEENVLPLLQDLTNPSPSRGWNGRERPSLQERGPADAVMALALVHHIAISNNVPLRMVADFMRGVSRKYLIIEFVPKTDPKVQKLLATREDIFPDYNEPGFEKAFAPCFSTVRSDRIPDSERTLYLMEVR, from the coding sequence TTGCTCGAGTCTTCTCCCGCAAAGACAGCCGTGCCGGTTAAGAACGATCCCGGCTCGTTCCGCGATCCTGACGGTTTCGTTTACCACCACGAAGGCCGGCTTCTGCGCCAGGTCAATCGCTCAGGGGCTCGTTGCTATGACCTCCTGATGTCTTCGGGACTTTATGAGGCCCTGGTTGGCGACAATCTGCTGATACCTCACTCCGAAGTGGAGCTTGAAGTCAGCCCCGAGCCCGCAATCGCGCATCGGGTGATTGCTCCTGAAGAAGTTCCGTTCGTTTCGCTACCGTGGGAGTGGTGCTTTAGTGAGCTCAAAGACGCCGCGCTCCTGACTCTTCGCATCCAGCAGAAGGCGATGGAGTTCGGGATGACTCTGAAGGACTGCAGCGCCTTCAACGTTCAGTTCCTGAGAGGGCGACCGGTTTTCATCGACACCCTTTCCTTCGAGCCATACGAGGAAGGGATGCCCTGGACGCCATACCGGCAGTTCTGTCAGCACTTCCTGGCCCCTCTGGCGCTCATGAGCCAGTTGGACGTGCGGCTCGGCCGCTTGACCGGGGATTTTCTGGACGGTATCCCTTTAGACCTGGCAAGCACGCTGCTTCCCTGGCGGACCCGCATCTCGCCCGGGATGGCGCTGCACATTCACGCGCACGCGCGGTCCCAGAACAGGTACGCTGACGAGGCAGTCGGAAGGGAACGTTTCCGGGCTCGAATGAGCCGCACGGCCCTTCTGGGGCTGCTGGATAGCCTGGAGGGGTGTGTCCGCAGCCTGACCTGGAAACCCGCCGGCACCGAATGGGCAGACTACTACAGTGACGACAGCTACAGCGAGAAGGCCCTGGAGCACAAGAAAGCTATCATCGCCGATTACCTCCGATCGTGCCGACCAGCAACAATCTGGGACCTCGGGGCAAATACCGGACTGTTCAGCCGCATCGCCTCCGCGATTGGCGCATACGTGGTGGCATTCGATGTGGACCCGGCGTGTGTGGAGAAGAACTATCTGCAAAATAGAGACAGTGGTGAAGAGAACGTTCTGCCCTTGCTTCAGGATCTGACGAACCCTTCCCCATCCCGGGGATGGAACGGACGGGAAAGGCCATCACTGCAGGAGAGAGGACCTGCCGATGCGGTGATGGCGCTCGCACTTGTGCATCATATTGCTATTTCGAACAACGTGCCTCTGCGCATGGTTGCAGACTTCATGCGTGGCGTTAGCCGTAAATATCTGATTATCGAGTTCGTGCCAAAGACCGACCCCAAGGTTCAGAAACTGCTGGCGACCCGCGAGGACATCTTCCCTGACTACAACGAGCCCGGCTTCGAAAAGGCATTCGCTCCGTGTTTCTCAACCGTGCGTTCGGACCGCATCCCGGACTCCGAGCGCACCCTGTATCTTATGGAGGTAAGGTGA